One Halobacterium sp. DL1 DNA window includes the following coding sequences:
- a CDS encoding pyruvoyl-dependent arginine decarboxylase: MTIRIAWGTGAGPTEMAAYDAALADANLHNYNLVSVSSVIPADADVEVVGTAPDLGSAGNRLTVVQAHANAAGPGQVSAGLAWDESEGGPGLFYEAAGETDPETVAERVQAGLAAGRELRDWTFTGETTRTVSTDAAAGEYAAAVVVATYGRSEPIH, translated from the coding sequence ATGACTATCCGAATCGCCTGGGGGACGGGCGCGGGGCCGACCGAGATGGCGGCCTACGACGCCGCGCTCGCGGACGCGAACCTCCACAACTACAACCTCGTCTCCGTCTCCTCGGTGATCCCCGCCGACGCGGACGTCGAGGTGGTGGGGACGGCCCCCGACCTCGGCTCCGCGGGGAACCGCCTGACCGTCGTCCAGGCGCACGCCAACGCCGCGGGCCCGGGGCAAGTTAGCGCGGGACTGGCCTGGGACGAGAGCGAGGGCGGACCGGGACTGTTCTACGAGGCGGCCGGCGAGACGGACCCCGAGACTGTGGCCGAGCGCGTGCAGGCGGGCCTCGCCGCGGGCCGCGAACTCCGGGACTGGACGTTCACCGGGGAGACGACGCGGACGGTGAGCACGGACGCCGCGGCCGGCGAGTACGCGG